The DNA sequence CTTCGCCTGCGCCGCCAACCAGCTGGCGGATATTGGCTCTTACTGTAACTCGTGCCTTGGCAATGAGCTGAATTCCATCCTGGGCCACGGCGGCCACGGGAGGTGTGTTGATCACCCGTGGGTTGACGGAAAGCTGCACGGCGTCTGATACGTCCCTTCCCGCAAGGTCAATGGCGGTTGCCATTTTGAAATCGAGCGGTATATTCGCTTTATCGGCAGAGATCAGGGCCTTAATTACATTATTAACGTGCCCGCCGGCCAGGTAATGGGTTTCTATTTCGTTGGACGTCAGGTTCAGGCCGGCTTTGGTGGATGTGATCATTGCATTCACAACCAACGCGGGTGGAACTTTCCGCAGGCGCATCAGCACCAGGTTAATAAGGCTGACTTTTACCCCGGATAACAAGGCGGTGAACCATAGGTTTACCGGGAAAATATAAAGGATCAGGAAGAAGGCTATAATGCCTCCTACGATAAAAAGTATAGTGATAGCGTCCATAACGGTGTTCAGGTATTATTTATGGGGTTGAAGATAGCTGTTTTTTTACGATTTCAAGCCCTTCTTCGAAAGAATGCGGGTGGTAGTTGAGTTCCCGGCGGGCTTTATCCAGGATAAAACCTGTTTTCGGCGGCCTTTTCGCAGCCTGGTTAAGCGTTGCGGCCGGAATGGGAGTGATTACGGACTCGTCAAGGTTAAAAAAGCGGGCTACCCGCTGCACGAGTTCGAGTATGCTCATATAATCTTCTCCGGAAACGTGGAAAATTCCCCGGGCACGTTTTTTTGCGGTCAGCACGCAGGCTTCGGCAAGGTCTTCGGCCAGGGTTGGCATTCTGAACTGGTCATTGACCACATTTATGGGTTGCCCTTTTTCCAGCGCTCCTTTCGCCCACAGGACAATATTGGAGCGGCTCATATCCTGCACTACTCCATATACGATAATCGTTCGAAGGATCGCCCATTCGGCGGAGGATTCCCGGACGATCGTTTCCGATTCGAGCTTTGTGTTGCCGTAATAGCTGAGGGGGTCCGGGTGATCTTCTTCCCTGTAGGGGCCGCTTTCTCCATTGAAGATAAAATCGGTGGAAAGATGGATAAAAAATGCGTTCTGTTTTCCGGCGGCATTTACAAGGTAGCGCGTGGCATCCACGTTCAGGCGGCGGCAGCCTTCGCGGTCTTTCTCGCAGGCATCCACATTGGTCATGGCGGCGGTATGGATAATAACGTCGGGCCGGTGCGTCGCAATCACCTCCTGTACCTGGTTTTCGTCCCGGATATCCATTTCCCGGTAGAGATAGCCGCCTTTTCCGGGATACCGGTCAGGACCTTTGGAGGTGGCTACCAGCTGGTATTCAGGGTTATCTTTAAGCAGGCTGGTGAGCTTCTGGCCAAGTAGTCCGTTACTGCCGGTGACAAGAATAGTTTGCATGGGACGAAAATAGTATTTTTATCTTTAGCTCCGGAAACAGCGAGGAATATGAAAGCGATCATTATCACCCAACCGGGCGAACCGGGAGTGCTGCAGCTGGCGGAAAGGCCGGTTCCGGTTCCCGCCGCGGGAGAAGTGCTTATAAAAGTAAAGGCTGCCGGGTTGAACCGGCCTGATATCGCCCAGCGGAAGGGAAGGTACCCGGCGCCCGAAGGAGCCCCCGCGGACATCCCGGGATTGGAAATTGCGGGTATTTTGGAAAGTGTCGCCGAAAAAAAGGACGGCGCAGGCGGCCGCTGGAAAGCCGGCGACAGCGTTTGCGCACTGGTAAGCGGGGGCGGTTATGCCGAATATTGCTGCGTTCCGGAAGGACAAT is a window from the Anseongella ginsenosidimutans genome containing:
- the floA gene encoding flotillin-like protein FloA (flotillin-like protein involved in membrane lipid rafts), whose protein sequence is MDAITILFIVGGIIAFFLILYIFPVNLWFTALLSGVKVSLINLVLMRLRKVPPALVVNAMITSTKAGLNLTSNEIETHYLAGGHVNNVIKALISADKANIPLDFKMATAIDLAGRDVSDAVQLSVNPRVINTPPVAAVAQDGIQLIAKARVTVRANIRQLVGGAGEETILARVGEGIVTTIGSSATHKQVLENPDRISKLVLEKGLDAGTAFEILSIDIADIDIGENIGAKLQTDQAEADLKVANARAEERRAMAVAQEQEMKAKAQEARAKVIEAEAEIPKAMAEAFKDGNLGIMDYYRMQNIQADTDMRESISKPKGSKK
- a CDS encoding SDR family oxidoreductase, whose translation is MQTILVTGSNGLLGQKLTSLLKDNPEYQLVATSKGPDRYPGKGGYLYREMDIRDENQVQEVIATHRPDVIIHTAAMTNVDACEKDREGCRRLNVDATRYLVNAAGKQNAFFIHLSTDFIFNGESGPYREEDHPDPLSYYGNTKLESETIVRESSAEWAILRTIIVYGVVQDMSRSNIVLWAKGALEKGQPINVVNDQFRMPTLAEDLAEACVLTAKKRARGIFHVSGEDYMSILELVQRVARFFNLDESVITPIPAATLNQAAKRPPKTGFILDKARRELNYHPHSFEEGLEIVKKQLSSTP